One Carassius carassius chromosome 28, fCarCar2.1, whole genome shotgun sequence genomic window carries:
- the LOC132107771 gene encoding myelin-associated glycoprotein-like isoform X3 yields the protein MVYWSCLLSLFLWLRVSSANANGWSIEVDKSVVGLSGSCVVISCRFSYPANGKTYTEFTGIWFKGKEESTVFHTDNSKIINSFKGRTSLIGDLRKNNCSLKISSLRSSDAGSFMFRIEIKDLNKYSYKKKEDMVSIIVNETPENPTVSVEEEVTSGKLVNATCAVSHSCPSDLPRVTWSHDGKQSSPSQPQNHGQWNLTYYSLTFTPSREDHNKHLSCSAEFNGKKVTGYKTLKVKYPPYNVSVVTKSSVKENDSVELICSSDSNPLANSYQWFSLNGTMLAKSPTYKLERVSRHTEAISCTAFNTEGKNSSGPQKIKVLYPPYNVSVVTKSSVKENDSVELSCSSDSNPPANSYQWFSLNGTMLAKSHTYKLERVSRHTEAISCTAFNTEGKNSSGPQKLNILYPPEIKSESSCQSKILTVCVCIVDSNPLSDVKWFGPNSSKDFSSTSIKQNESLTIFTLQGWLGFPETILCFANNSLGSSSITLEAPQNVIIIYIAVASAVVVVLACILVYAVRRRCGKRSAHLPLMKNEQNEMKTTQNKSDLENSKEEKGSDGDIYTNCPKDRVYDNCGHDVRPVSSDRALEDEAVYANT from the exons ATGGTTTACTGGAGCTGTTTATTGTCACTATTTCTCTGGCTCAGAG TGTCATCTGCTAATGCTAATGGATGGAGCATTGAAGTGGATAAATCAGTGGTGGGTTTATCTGGATCATGTGTGGTGATTTCCTGTAGGTTCAGCTACCCTGCAAATGGAAAAACGTACACAGAATTTACAGGGATTTGGTTCAAAGGAAAAGAAGAATCAACAGTATTCCATACAGACAACTCAAAAATCATCAACTCGTTCAAAGGTCGCACTAGTCTCATTGGTGATTTGCGCAAAAATAACTGTTCTTTGAAAATCAGCTCTTTGAGAAGCAGTGACGCTGGGTCATTCATGTTCCGGATTGAGATTAAAGATCTGAACAAGTACTCCTATAAAAAGAAAGAAGATATGGTTTCTATAATAGTGAATG AAACACCAGAGAATCCTACCGTCTCTGTGGAAGAAGAAGTGACATCAGGGAAACTGGTGAATGCTACCTGTGCCGTGTCTCATTCCTGTCCATCAGACCTGCCTCGTGTCACCTGGAGCCATGATGGCAAACAATCGAGTCCATCACAGCCACAGAATCATGGTCAATGGAACCTTACATATTACAGCCTGACCTTCACTCCTTCTAGAGAAGACCACAACAAACATCTCAGCTGCTCTGCAGAGTTTAACGGGAAGAAGGTGACAGGATACAAAACACTCAAAGTTAAAT ATCCTCCATATAATGTAAGCGTGGTCACTAAATCCTCAGTGAAGGAGAATGACTCTGTGGAACTGATCTGCTCCAGTGACAGCAATCCTCTTGCGAACAGCTACCAGTGGTTCAGCTTGAATGGGACGATGTTAGCAAAGAGCCCTACTTACAAACTGGAGAGAGTGTCTCGACATACTGAGGCCATTTCCTGTACAGCCTTTAACACAGAAGGAAAAAACAGTTCTGGTCCACAGAAAATTAAAGTCCTGT ATCCTCCATATAATGTAAGCGTGGTCACTAAATCCTCAGTGAAGGAGAATGACTCTGTGGAACTGTCCTGCTCCAGTGACAGCAATCCTCCTGCGAACAGCTACCAGTGGTTCAGCTTGAATGGGACGATGTTAGCAAAGAGCCATACTTACAAACTGGAGAGAGTGTCTCGACATACTGAAGCCATTTCTTGTACAGCCTTTAACACAGAGGGAAAAAACAGTTCTGGTCCACAAAAACTTAATATATTGT atCCTCCTGAGATTAAAAGTGAATCTTCTTGTCAGTCTAAGATTTTGACGGTTTGTGTCTGTATTGTGGACTCCAACCCTCTCAGTGACGTCAAGTGGTTTGGTCCAAATTCCTCGAAAGACTTCTCCAGCACCAGCATTAAACAAAACGAGTCTCTTACCATATTCACCTTACAGGGTTGGTTGGGTTTCCCTGAGACTATCCTGTGCTTTGCCAAtaacagtctgggaagctcttccATAACTTTGGAAGCTCCTCAAAATG TAATCATAATATACATTGCTGTTGCATCAGCTGTTGTGGTCGTTTTAGCCTGTATTTTAGTGTATGCTGTGAGAAGACGCTG TGGGAAGAGATCTGCACATCTACCTCTAATGAAGAATGAgcagaatgaaatgaaaacaacCCAAAACAAGTCTGATTTAGAAAA CAGTAAAGAAGAGAAAGGCAGTGATGGGGATATTTACACAAATTGCCCGAAAGATCGTGTTTATGACAACTGCGGG CATGATGTGAGACCAGTCTCATCTGACCGAGCCCTGGAAGATGAAGCAGTCTACGCTAACACATGA